The Flexibacter flexilis DSM 6793 DNA segment GGCAGGGCCGCGCAGAATCTCAATTTGCTTGATTTTATCCAAAGAAATACTGTAATCTGGATTTGCTTCTGAGTAAACTCTTGAGTTGAGGCGGTGGCCGTTGAGCATTATCAAGATTTTCTGCTGAGAAGACGAATACACGCCACGCATGGCAATATTCATTTCGTTGTGGTCTTGTACTGAAGTCATGTTTGGTACAAAAAGAGCCAACAAGTCACGTAGGTTTTTAGATCCGCTATGCTCTATCATTTCACTGGTAATGACTGTTACGGGTACTGGTACTTCCGAAAGTGTTTCTTTTTGTTGGGAAGCTGTAACAATTTCAATTTGCATGAGTTGCTCTAACGATAGCTCATAAAGTCCCTGCAAGTCATTGTTAATGAGGGTAGTATCTGTTTGTCCGAAGGTTGTTAGAGGAAGTAAGCTGCTACAAACCAGTAACCCAGACAATAGGTAGTGTTTTTTCATATAAAAAAATAAAAAAGTCTTATAGCTAAAAATGCCTAAGATTAAAAAACCTTAGGCTCGCAAAAGTAGCTATATACCTATTGCTTTAAAAAGCCGTGTTTATAGGATTTATTACATTTATAGTTTTGTGTTCAAAAAGTATATTTTTATGTAAAGTAGAATTAGTTCTATTGAAATTTAATACCAATACCACCCCCAAAAAGCCATGTATCAACGGCATTGAAATAGCGATTATAGACACCTTGTGCGATAAAATGTGTAGAAAAATGCCCTCGTTCGGCTATTTTACGACTTATTTTGAGCGATAATTCTTTGCGTGGTGCTGCTCCGCTTGTTTGGCTGGCAATGCGGCCTTCTGCTCCAATCTGCCAATCATTCAAATAAACATCGGCCATTGCTGTATTTTCCCAATAACTTTTTTGGTCAAAATCTTGATACATAAAGCCCGAACCTACACGCAAATTGAACTCGTCTAAGGCAATAAGGTTTAATCCAAGTATTTGCCAGTCTTTTGTATGAAAGCCACCAAACGAACCGTCTGGAGCTTGGTCGTAGAGCATGGCAACCCGAAAATCAGTAGAAAAAAGTCCCCAATTGCCGCGCACACGTGGCCGAAAACCGTAATAAGGTTCTACTAAATTGCTGTATGCGGTGGCCTCTACCTCTATGCTATTGATGCGCTCCACGTTACCGCGATAGAGCGATTCGTGGTAGCTCCACATATTGACAAAAAGTTCTGTAAACAAAATCTGGCAACCAATGTCGGCGCAGCCATTGGCGCAACCCGAAGCCGCCGCATCTCCACCACCGCTTGAATAACTTTTGGCCACAGAACCACTGGCTTTGGCAGCTCCTTTAATAGCGTCTGTTACTTGGGCTTGCATCGTTTGCCATAAACCCAACAATATTGCAAGTATTAGTTTAGTCTTTTTCATAGAAATATTTTTAAAAATCAAACAAACAAAAATTAGGCCAAAAGCCCAATGGTTTTGTTTTTTTCGGACAAAATAGATGATTTCTGTAAAATAGTGCTGACGAATGTGCGGCAAGTTCGCCGCAGGACTGTATTTTTACAGCCAATTTACTAATAAATATTTATCTGATGCCGCATTTATTTCATCGTTTTGTAAGCTATTGGCAATATCGCACGAAGGCAGGCAACGCGCACCATATTCATTCACCTTTTGTGTTCGAACTTTATACAAAACTAATTGATTTACAGAAAGATTATTATGTTTTTGATGAAATAGAAGACCTCCGCGCCGAGCTAATCTTGTCTGATGAAAAAATAGAAGTTACAGACTTTGGCGCAGGCCACAACCGCACCCGAACGCGTGGCGTTAGCTTCATCACCAAAACGTCGGCTAAGTCGGCGGCTACTGGCCAACTGCTTTTCAAATTAGTAAATAAATTCCAACCTAATACAATGCTTGAACTCGGTACTTCACTGGGGATCAGTACATTGTATCAGGCTACGGCACGCCGAAACGCTACGTTTTATACGTTGGAAGGTTGCCCAAATACGGCACAATGGGCGGCCAAACATCTCAAACGTTTTGGCTTAAACAACGTACAACAAATAGTGGGGAATATAGACGAAACGTTGCCGTCTGTGCTGGCGAAAGTGGAGTGTCTAGATTATGTGCTGTTTGATGCCAACCACCGCCACGAGCCGACTATGCGATATTTTGAACTTTGCTTTGACAAAGCCCATGAAGATAGCCTTTTTGTGTTTGATGATATTCATTGGTCTGCCGATATGCAACGCGC contains these protein-coding regions:
- a CDS encoding O-methyltransferase → MPHLFHRFVSYWQYRTKAGNAHHIHSPFVFELYTKLIDLQKDYYVFDEIEDLRAELILSDEKIEVTDFGAGHNRTRTRGVSFITKTSAKSAATGQLLFKLVNKFQPNTMLELGTSLGISTLYQATARRNATFYTLEGCPNTAQWAAKHLKRFGLNNVQQIVGNIDETLPSVLAKVECLDYVLFDANHRHEPTMRYFELCFDKAHEDSLFVFDDIHWSADMQRAWQQICADPRVTVSIDLYDVGLVFFRKKQPKQHFVLQFGS